From the Accumulibacter sp. genome, one window contains:
- a CDS encoding GNAT family N-acetyltransferase has product MNVILELSEKHIEQLHALYQAEWWTRGRSLEDTKQCVSGSQICIGITSGHDDLIGFVRVLTDFTFKALIFDVIVTQVERGKGLGNKLLSLVKNNERLKSVRHFELYCLPEMLSFYEKHGFSTNVGEVKLMRLTNA; this is encoded by the coding sequence ATGAACGTCATCCTTGAACTGAGCGAAAAACACATTGAACAGCTGCATGCACTCTATCAGGCTGAATGGTGGACTCGTGGCCGCTCCCTTGAAGATACAAAACAGTGCGTCAGTGGTTCTCAAATTTGCATTGGCATCACTTCAGGGCACGATGACTTAATTGGATTTGTGCGTGTACTGACTGATTTCACATTCAAAGCACTTATTTTCGATGTAATCGTTACGCAAGTCGAAAGAGGCAAAGGTCTTGGCAATAAATTGCTCTCTCTCGTCAAGAATAACGAACGCTTAAAGTCGGTAAGACACTTTGAGCTTTATTGCTTACCTGAAATGTTGTCGTTCTACGAAAAGCACGGTTTCTCCACCAATGTTGGCGAAGTCAAGCTTATGAGGCTTACAAATGCATAA
- a CDS encoding IS630 family transposase: MEQQWIRMQSVKMVRSGMPASDVARHFDVSVRAVFKWVAAFYDGGQNALLAREGAGRPPKVSPDQLRWIADTVRDRTPDQLKFDFGLWTLRLIGSLIERQFQMTLSLPTLGKVMRQLGFTAQRPLYRAYQQDAALVQRWHTEEYPALQARARARGALIMFADEAGMRSDYHAGTTWAPRGRTPVVRTTGQRVSVQMLSAVGTGGQLQFMLHEGLVNAAVFRTFLEQLMLGATQPIFLVVDGHSIHKAKLVSEYVASTNGMLELHFLPPYSPQLNPDEQVWKSVKERVAKQKPLDKISLRRLIEGALEHLQNLPEIVRGFFRHPDCARTI, translated from the coding sequence ATGGAACAGCAATGGATACGCATGCAAAGCGTCAAAATGGTTCGGTCTGGTATGCCGGCGAGTGACGTGGCGCGCCATTTTGATGTCTCGGTGCGCGCGGTTTTCAAATGGGTGGCGGCATTTTACGACGGTGGTCAGAACGCGTTGCTTGCCCGAGAAGGCGCGGGTCGGCCGCCGAAGGTCAGCCCGGATCAGTTGCGCTGGATTGCCGATACGGTTCGCGACCGCACGCCCGACCAGTTGAAGTTTGACTTCGGGTTGTGGACCTTGCGCCTGATCGGCAGCCTGATCGAACGGCAGTTTCAGATGACGCTGAGCCTGCCGACCTTGGGCAAGGTCATGCGGCAACTCGGATTCACTGCCCAGCGCCCGCTGTACCGTGCCTATCAGCAGGATGCGGCGCTGGTGCAGCGCTGGCACACGGAGGAGTACCCCGCTCTCCAGGCACGTGCGAGGGCTCGTGGGGCGTTGATCATGTTCGCTGACGAGGCTGGGATGCGCTCGGACTACCACGCGGGCACGACTTGGGCGCCTCGCGGCCGGACGCCGGTGGTACGCACCACAGGCCAGCGCGTCTCCGTCCAGATGCTGTCGGCAGTTGGCACGGGCGGGCAACTTCAGTTCATGCTTCACGAGGGTCTGGTCAACGCCGCGGTGTTCCGTACCTTCCTCGAACAACTCATGCTCGGCGCGACGCAGCCCATTTTCCTGGTTGTCGATGGTCATTCGATTCACAAAGCGAAGCTGGTGAGCGAATACGTCGCGTCCACCAACGGCATGCTGGAACTGCACTTCCTGCCGCCTTACTCGCCGCAACTCAATCCGGACGAGCAAGTGTGGAAGAGCGTCAAGGAACGCGTGGCGAAACAGAAGCCGCTCGACAAAATCAGCCTGCGGCGTCTCATTGAGGGGGCGTTGGAGCACCTTCAAAATCTTCCAGAGATCGTGCGAGGGTTTTTTCGGCATCCGGATTGCGCTCGTACAATATGA
- a CDS encoding excalibur calcium-binding domain-containing protein yields MKQLIILLIIASLGWYGYTKFQDSRKAQRVVEAEAQYSKSAAATSPKPHSSSIATFKCDGRTHCSQMTSCAEATFFLRNCPGTQMDGNNDGIPCERQWCK; encoded by the coding sequence ATGAAACAACTCATCATACTGCTAATCATTGCCTCACTTGGTTGGTATGGTTACACGAAGTTTCAAGACTCTCGCAAGGCGCAGCGCGTCGTTGAGGCCGAGGCTCAATACTCGAAGTCAGCGGCAGCAACCTCCCCAAAGCCGCACAGCTCAAGCATCGCCACGTTCAAATGCGATGGGCGTACGCACTGCTCCCAAATGACTTCTTGCGCCGAAGCCACATTCTTTCTGAGAAACTGTCCTGGCACACAAATGGACGGGAACAACGACGGCATCCCCTGTGAACGGCAATGGTGCAAATAG
- a CDS encoding restriction endonuclease — protein MAKGPNFTQHLIPLIESLREMGGSAAAYEATDAVIEREKIPEKELEKTNKNGGSNVRNAIAWARLYLVYSGHIDSSARGVWRLTEKGLQEDLTKLDPVELYKSVQRSRKEDSGSTPSSKSTTQSEVDLEEKILESEETRLLPVLNSLSPEGFERLCQRLLREQGFQNVKVTGRSGDGGIDGEGILEINPLLSFKVIFQCKRYQGSVGSGMIRDFRGAMIGRADKGIFLTTGNFTMDAKKEAVRDGTNPIELVDGEKLVKMFERLELGLKPRTVYEIDPEFFNEYK, from the coding sequence ATGGCCAAGGGACCAAACTTTACACAGCATCTTATTCCTCTCATTGAGTCGCTTCGAGAAATGGGCGGTTCTGCGGCCGCATATGAGGCGACGGATGCTGTCATCGAGCGGGAAAAAATCCCGGAAAAAGAACTCGAGAAGACCAACAAGAATGGTGGTTCCAACGTACGAAACGCTATTGCCTGGGCAAGGCTTTACCTTGTCTACTCAGGACACATTGACTCGTCGGCGCGCGGAGTATGGCGCTTAACCGAAAAGGGGTTGCAAGAAGACCTTACTAAGCTAGACCCCGTTGAGCTATATAAGTCTGTGCAGCGGTCACGCAAAGAAGACAGCGGCAGCACTCCTTCAAGCAAATCGACAACGCAATCGGAAGTTGATCTCGAAGAGAAGATTCTTGAGTCAGAAGAGACTCGCCTGTTACCGGTTTTGAACTCATTGAGTCCGGAAGGCTTTGAGCGCCTGTGTCAGCGGTTGCTGCGAGAGCAGGGGTTTCAAAATGTGAAAGTCACCGGGCGCTCCGGTGACGGCGGCATTGATGGAGAGGGCATTCTCGAAATCAACCCGCTATTGAGCTTCAAGGTCATCTTCCAGTGCAAGCGCTACCAAGGTTCAGTTGGCTCTGGCATGATCCGTGACTTTCGTGGCGCTATGATTGGCCGCGCAGACAAAGGCATCTTCCTTACCACCGGCAACTTCACAATGGACGCAAAGAAAGAAGCGGTAAGAGACGGCACAAATCCAATCGAGCTCGTAGATGGCGAGAAGCTCGTGAAGATGTTCGAGCGCCTAGAGTTGGGGTTGAAGCCGAGAACCGTGTACGAAATAGATCCAGAATTTTTCAACGAATACAAGTGA
- the hrpA gene encoding ATP-dependent RNA helicase HrpA produces the protein MTAKPVPAAARTPAAAASPFADCLAADQRRLRALARDLRHVFGSKRDALQAESERLLERSRAAVAARRARLPKPEFADDLPVNARRDEIATLIAQHPVVIVCGETGSGKTTQIPKICLELGRGTSGLIGHTQPRRIAARATAARIAHELQSEPGRLVGYKIRFHDRTSPDAFIKLMTDGILLAETQGDPWLEQYDTLIIDEAHERSLNIDFLLGFLKQLLPKRRELKLIITSATIDAERFSRHFDDAPVIEVSGRLHPVELRYRPLQKPSGDGAGAANDRAADDERDLYDAVTDACDELHRIGPGDVLVFLPGEREIREAAEALRKHHPPHTEILPLYARLSAEEQSRVFRPHVGRRIVLATNVAETSLTVPGIRYVVDTGLARVKRYSYRNKVEQLQIEKIAQAAANQRAGRCGRVAAGVCIRLYEEQDFALRPAFAEPEILRSSLAGVILRMKALRLGAIEDFPFLEAPPRKAISDGYQLLVELGAVTTEHALTPVGQELAQMPLDPRLGRMIVAARAEGCLAEVLVIAAALSVQDPRERPQERQGTADAAHRRLADERSEFVSWLKLWHWYAEELAHRKSQRKLLEACRENFLSPLRMREWRDVHGQLHALAAEHGWQENGQPASYEAIHRALLAGLLGNIGCKSEESAHYLGARGIRFLVHPASPLQKKAGKWIVAGEISETTRLFARCVARIEPLWLEQVGAHLLKRSWFDPHWEKKAMQAVAFERITLHGIVVDPRRRVNFGPINPDEAREIFIRQALVGGEVSEEFARRWDFFTHNQQLMLDIETLEHKSRRPDVLVDDELIFAFYDRLIPAGMYSGAAFDKWRRDAERETPQLLHLQRDDLMRHEAAGITSEAFPQQLRLAGVDYELSYHFEPGSARDGVTLCVPLAQLNQIPAARCEWLVPGLLREKVVQLVKTLPQRLRAKLVPVPDFAAEFVAQVAPSDKPLLLALVQFIVQSRGLNARGWEITPDAFRADALPAHLSFNFRLLDENGRQLGLSRNLNELRAEWGRAARQEFAELHETPGEYADLRDWSFGELPELMEVDAGGGQLVLGHPALVADGERVSLRVFDSPAEAAQAHRAGLLRLFMLQFREQLKYLEKNLPGLNQMAMQFMNLGTLDELRRQLLDLSCARACLGEPWPRDAASFRARCLEAKPRLTLLAQEICRLVGQILADWQALQKKLPAFRAFAATMQDVEEQLARLIHKRFVVDTPFERLQHYPRYLKAIALRLDKLKAAGAAGATRDSRLLAELTPLSDNWQRRAAVLARQGLADAQLEQFRWLIEELRVQLFAQELRTPVPVSTKRLQKMWEGM, from the coding sequence ATGACCGCCAAGCCTGTTCCCGCCGCCGCCCGGACACCTGCCGCGGCCGCCAGCCCGTTTGCCGACTGCCTGGCTGCCGACCAGCGCCGTCTGCGCGCGCTGGCGCGCGATCTGCGGCACGTCTTCGGCAGCAAGCGCGATGCGCTGCAGGCCGAGAGCGAGCGCCTGCTCGAGCGCTCGCGCGCCGCGGTCGCTGCGCGCCGCGCGCGCCTGCCGAAGCCGGAGTTTGCCGACGACCTGCCGGTCAACGCCCGCCGCGACGAAATCGCGACGCTGATCGCGCAGCACCCCGTGGTGATCGTCTGCGGCGAGACCGGCTCCGGCAAGACGACGCAGATCCCGAAAATCTGTCTCGAACTCGGCCGCGGAACGAGCGGACTGATCGGCCACACGCAGCCGCGGCGGATTGCCGCGCGGGCGACGGCGGCGCGCATCGCACACGAGCTGCAGAGCGAGCCCGGCCGCCTGGTCGGCTACAAGATCCGCTTCCACGACCGCACGTCGCCCGATGCCTTCATCAAGCTGATGACCGACGGCATCCTGCTCGCCGAGACGCAGGGCGATCCCTGGCTCGAGCAGTACGACACGCTGATCATCGACGAGGCGCACGAGCGCAGCCTGAACATCGATTTCCTGCTCGGCTTCCTGAAACAGCTGCTGCCGAAACGGCGCGAGCTGAAGCTGATCATCACCTCGGCGACGATCGACGCCGAGCGCTTTTCGCGCCATTTCGACGACGCGCCGGTGATCGAGGTGTCGGGCCGGCTGCATCCGGTCGAGCTGCGCTACCGCCCGCTGCAGAAGCCTTCAGGCGACGGCGCCGGCGCGGCGAACGACCGCGCTGCCGACGACGAGCGCGACCTTTACGATGCGGTCACCGACGCCTGCGACGAGCTGCACCGCATCGGGCCAGGTGACGTCCTCGTCTTCCTGCCCGGCGAGCGCGAGATTCGCGAGGCGGCCGAGGCGCTGCGCAAGCACCACCCGCCGCATACCGAGATCCTGCCGCTCTACGCCCGCCTGTCGGCGGAAGAGCAGAGCCGCGTCTTCCGGCCGCACGTCGGGCGGCGCATCGTCCTGGCGACGAACGTCGCCGAGACCTCGCTGACGGTACCCGGGATCCGTTACGTCGTCGACACCGGTCTGGCGCGCGTCAAGCGCTACTCGTACCGCAACAAGGTCGAGCAACTGCAGATCGAGAAGATCGCCCAGGCCGCCGCCAACCAGCGCGCCGGGCGCTGCGGTCGCGTCGCCGCCGGCGTCTGCATCCGGCTCTACGAAGAGCAGGATTTCGCGCTGCGGCCAGCCTTCGCCGAGCCGGAGATCCTGCGCTCGTCGCTCGCCGGCGTCATCCTGCGCATGAAGGCGCTGCGCCTCGGCGCCATCGAGGATTTCCCATTTCTCGAGGCGCCGCCGCGGAAGGCGATCAGCGACGGCTACCAGTTGCTGGTCGAACTCGGCGCCGTCACCACCGAGCACGCACTGACGCCGGTCGGCCAGGAACTGGCGCAGATGCCGCTCGACCCGCGGCTCGGCCGCATGATCGTCGCCGCGCGCGCCGAGGGCTGCCTCGCCGAGGTGCTGGTGATCGCTGCTGCGCTGTCGGTGCAGGATCCGCGCGAGCGGCCGCAGGAGCGGCAGGGGACGGCCGACGCGGCGCATCGCCGCCTCGCCGACGAGCGCTCCGAGTTCGTCTCCTGGCTCAAGCTCTGGCACTGGTACGCGGAGGAGCTGGCGCACCGCAAGTCGCAACGCAAGCTGCTCGAGGCCTGCCGCGAGAACTTCCTTTCGCCGCTGCGCATGCGTGAATGGCGCGACGTTCATGGCCAACTGCACGCGCTCGCCGCCGAGCATGGCTGGCAGGAGAACGGGCAGCCGGCGAGCTACGAGGCGATCCACCGCGCGCTGCTCGCCGGGCTGCTCGGCAACATCGGCTGCAAGTCGGAGGAATCGGCGCACTACCTCGGCGCGCGCGGCATCCGCTTCCTCGTTCACCCAGCGTCGCCGCTGCAGAAGAAGGCCGGCAAGTGGATCGTCGCCGGCGAGATCAGTGAGACGACGCGCCTCTTCGCGCGCTGCGTCGCACGCATCGAACCGCTGTGGCTGGAGCAGGTCGGCGCGCACCTGCTGAAACGGAGCTGGTTCGACCCGCACTGGGAAAAGAAGGCGATGCAGGCGGTCGCCTTCGAGCGCATCACGCTGCATGGCATCGTCGTCGATCCGCGCCGGCGGGTGAACTTCGGGCCGATCAACCCGGACGAGGCGCGCGAGATTTTCATCCGGCAGGCGCTGGTCGGCGGCGAGGTGAGCGAGGAGTTCGCCCGCCGCTGGGATTTCTTCACCCACAACCAGCAACTGATGCTCGACATCGAGACGCTCGAGCACAAGTCGCGGCGGCCCGACGTGCTGGTCGACGACGAGCTGATCTTCGCCTTCTACGACCGCCTGATCCCGGCCGGCATGTACAGCGGCGCGGCTTTCGACAAGTGGCGGCGCGACGCCGAGCGCGAGACGCCGCAACTGCTGCATCTGCAGCGCGACGACCTGATGCGCCACGAAGCCGCCGGCATCACCAGCGAGGCTTTTCCACAGCAGCTTCGCCTGGCCGGCGTCGACTACGAACTGAGCTACCACTTCGAGCCCGGCAGCGCACGCGACGGCGTCACGCTCTGCGTGCCGCTGGCGCAACTGAACCAGATCCCGGCAGCGCGCTGCGAGTGGCTGGTGCCCGGCCTCCTGCGCGAGAAGGTCGTGCAGCTGGTGAAGACGCTGCCGCAGCGGCTGCGGGCGAAGCTGGTGCCGGTGCCCGATTTCGCTGCCGAATTCGTCGCGCAGGTGGCGCCGTCCGACAAGCCGCTGCTGCTGGCGCTGGTGCAGTTCATCGTCCAGTCGCGCGGGCTGAACGCGCGCGGCTGGGAGATCACGCCCGACGCTTTCCGTGCCGACGCTCTGCCGGCGCACCTGTCGTTCAACTTCCGCCTGCTCGACGAGAACGGCCGCCAGCTCGGCCTGAGCCGCAACCTGAACGAGCTGCGCGCCGAATGGGGACGCGCGGCGCGGCAGGAATTTGCCGAGCTGCACGAGACGCCGGGCGAGTATGCGGACTTGCGCGACTGGAGCTTTGGCGAGCTGCCGGAGCTGATGGAGGTCGATGCCGGCGGTGGGCAACTGGTGCTCGGTCATCCGGCGCTGGTCGCCGACGGCGAACGGGTCTCGCTGCGCGTCTTCGATTCGCCGGCCGAAGCGGCGCAGGCGCACCGCGCCGGGCTGCTGCGCCTGTTCATGCTGCAGTTCCGCGAGCAGTTGAAGTATCTCGAGAAGAACCTCCCCGGACTCAACCAGATGGCGATGCAGTTCATGAATCTCGGCACGCTCGACGAGCTGCGCCGGCAATTGCTCGACCTGAGCTGCGCCCGCGCCTGCCTCGGCGAGCCGTGGCCGCGCGACGCCGCCAGCTTCCGCGCCCGCTGCCTCGAGGCGAAGCCGCGACTGACGCTGCTGGCGCAGGAGATCTGCCGCCTCGTCGGGCAGATTCTCGCCGACTGGCAGGCGCTGCAGAAGAAGTTGCCGGCGTTCAGGGCGTTCGCGGCGACAATGCAGGATGTCGAGGAGCAACTGGCACGGCTGATCCACAAGCGCTTCGTCGTCGATACGCCGTTCGAGCGCCTGCAGCACTATCCGCGCTATCTGAAGGCGATCGCGCTCCGGCTGGACAAGCTGAAGGCAGCCGGTGCGGCGGGCGCCACCCGCGATTCGCGCCTGCTCGCCGAGCTGACGCCGTTGTCGGACAACTGGCAGCGGCGCGCCGCGGTGCTCGCGCGCCAGGGCCTCGCCGACGCGCAGCTCGAGCAGTTCCGCTGGCTGATCGAGGAGTTGCGCGTGCAGTTGTTCGCGCAGGAGCTGCGCACGCCGGTGCCGGTGTCGACGAAGCGGCTGCAGAAGATGTGGGAAGGCATGTGA
- a CDS encoding competence/damage-inducible protein A encodes MKSFGAIIIGDEILSGKRVDRHFARMAELLAARGLRLSWVEYLGDERARIAASLRRSLAAGDIVFSFGGIGNTPDDHTRQAAAAALDVELVLHPDAEREIRARFGADITDVRLLLGTFPRGVDIVPNPFNRIPGFRVRDHYFLPGFPQMAHPMAEWALDTFYADLFRHQETVDKAFLLTGSNAYESALLDLMERIVADFPRLRLFSLPSMAEDGQRRYLELGVEGEPELVEQAMTAIRQEIERRGINWQWRP; translated from the coding sequence ATGAAGAGCTTCGGGGCGATCATCATCGGCGACGAGATCCTGTCGGGAAAGCGCGTCGACCGGCACTTTGCGCGGATGGCCGAGCTGCTGGCGGCCCGCGGGCTGCGTCTGTCGTGGGTCGAGTACCTCGGTGACGAGCGCGCGCGCATCGCCGCCAGCCTGCGCCGCAGCCTGGCTGCCGGCGACATCGTCTTCAGCTTCGGTGGCATCGGCAACACGCCCGACGACCACACGCGGCAGGCGGCAGCGGCGGCCCTCGACGTCGAACTGGTGCTGCATCCCGATGCCGAGCGCGAGATCCGCGCCCGCTTCGGCGCCGACATCACCGATGTCCGCCTGCTGCTCGGCACCTTCCCGCGCGGCGTCGACATCGTTCCCAACCCGTTCAACCGCATCCCCGGCTTTCGCGTGCGCGACCATTACTTCCTGCCGGGTTTTCCGCAGATGGCGCACCCGATGGCGGAATGGGCGCTCGATACCTTCTACGCCGATCTCTTCCGGCACCAGGAGACGGTGGACAAGGCTTTCCTGCTCACCGGCAGCAACGCCTACGAGAGCGCGCTGCTCGACCTGATGGAGCGGATCGTCGCCGACTTCCCGCGCCTGCGGCTGTTCAGCCTGCCGTCGATGGCCGAGGATGGACAACGCCGCTATCTCGAACTCGGCGTCGAGGGCGAGCCGGAACTGGTCGAACAGGCGATGACGGCGATTCGGCAGGAAATCGAGCGGCGCGGCATCAACTGGCAGTGGCGACCCTGA
- a CDS encoding phasin family protein: MSTIDLEKLAESQKANAQVMMTLVRTAFQGLEQLSALNLAASRELFNSSANGAQQLLGVKDPQQLGEIAGSIARPNVDKLMEYARNLYDLSANMQREITSVMEEQYNNVRHNATGLIEKTGLSSPVAGDVFGSAMKQMVNVTTTAFENISQMAKQMTDIVDTNVKAANSATAQAAAALVPKK; this comes from the coding sequence ATGAGCACTATCGATCTGGAAAAACTCGCCGAGAGCCAGAAAGCCAACGCACAGGTCATGATGACGCTGGTCCGCACCGCTTTTCAGGGCCTCGAGCAGCTTTCCGCCCTCAACCTCGCCGCCAGCCGCGAGCTCTTCAACAGCAGCGCCAACGGCGCGCAGCAGCTCCTCGGCGTCAAGGATCCGCAGCAGCTCGGCGAGATCGCCGGTTCGATCGCCCGCCCGAACGTCGACAAGCTGATGGAGTATGCGCGCAACCTCTATGACCTGTCGGCCAACATGCAGCGCGAGATCACCTCGGTCATGGAAGAGCAGTACAACAACGTCCGCCACAACGCGACCGGCCTGATCGAAAAGACCGGGCTGAGCTCACCGGTTGCCGGCGATGTCTTCGGCTCAGCGATGAAGCAGATGGTCAACGTCACCACCACCGCCTTCGAGAACATCTCGCAGATGGCGAAGCAGATGACCGACATCGTCGACACCAACGTCAAGGCGGCGAACAGCGCCACCGCCCAGGCCGCGGCTGCCCTCGTGCCGAAGAAGTAG
- a CDS encoding phasin family protein, with the protein MFNTPEQFAAANKASVDAMLTLANTALASAERIAALNLNTARSMLEDGVANAKAMLGAKDAQEFFALQASLAQPGLEKAVAYTRSVYEISAQSKEEISKLLEAQFNDFQKQMLALLEKATKNSPPGSEVAVNAVKSAVAAATSAFDSMNKAAKQVADIAEANVAAATNATVKAVGATAAATKK; encoded by the coding sequence ATGTTCAATACCCCCGAACAATTCGCCGCCGCCAACAAGGCTTCCGTTGATGCGATGCTGACCCTTGCCAACACCGCGCTGGCCAGTGCCGAGCGGATCGCCGCGCTCAACCTGAACACCGCCCGCTCGATGCTCGAGGATGGCGTTGCCAATGCCAAGGCCATGCTCGGTGCCAAGGACGCCCAGGAGTTCTTCGCCCTGCAGGCATCGCTGGCCCAGCCCGGCCTGGAAAAGGCCGTCGCCTACACGCGCAGCGTCTATGAAATCTCGGCGCAGTCGAAGGAAGAGATCAGCAAGCTGCTCGAAGCACAGTTCAACGACTTCCAGAAGCAGATGCTCGCGCTGCTCGAGAAGGCCACCAAGAACTCGCCTCCCGGCTCCGAAGTCGCGGTCAATGCCGTCAAGTCGGCCGTCGCCGCCGCCACCTCGGCCTTCGACAGCATGAACAAGGCTGCCAAGCAGGTCGCCGACATCGCCGAAGCCAATGTCGCTGCCGCGACCAACGCGACCGTCAAGGCGGTTGGCGCCACCGCCGCGGCGACGAAGAAGTAG
- the lptA gene encoding lipopolysaccharide transport periplasmic protein LptA, whose translation MNRMICSSCLSGVLLALCLPVQAERADREKPIHLEADRLSLDDLNKVQTLEGNAVLIQGTTELRTARLVVTQDADGFQKAVATGGANGLARFRQKRDGVDEYVEGEAERIEYDARSDTTQFFNRAWVRSGQDEVRGRYISYDAINEKFLVTTAGGTTKNATGEGQARVRAIIQPKAKGDGAAETKKEPLNLKPSARVAPRTD comes from the coding sequence ATGAACAGGATGATTTGCAGCAGCTGCCTGAGCGGCGTACTGCTTGCCCTTTGCCTGCCGGTGCAAGCCGAACGGGCCGACCGCGAGAAGCCGATCCATCTTGAAGCGGACCGCCTCAGCCTCGACGATCTGAACAAGGTGCAGACCCTGGAGGGCAATGCGGTACTGATCCAGGGAACGACCGAGTTGCGGACCGCACGCCTGGTCGTCACGCAGGATGCCGATGGTTTCCAGAAGGCCGTTGCCACCGGCGGTGCGAATGGCCTCGCGCGCTTCAGGCAGAAGCGGGACGGCGTGGACGAGTATGTCGAAGGCGAGGCCGAGCGGATCGAATACGACGCGCGCAGCGACACGACGCAGTTCTTCAATCGCGCCTGGGTGCGCAGCGGCCAGGACGAGGTGCGGGGGCGTTACATTTCCTATGACGCGATCAACGAGAAATTCCTCGTGACCACCGCTGGTGGCACGACGAAGAACGCCACTGGCGAGGGACAGGCGCGCGTGCGGGCGATCATCCAGCCGAAGGCCAAGGGCGACGGCGCTGCCGAGACGAAGAAGGAGCCCCTGAATCTCAAACCGTCGGCCAGGGTCGCGCCGCGCACCGACTGA
- the lptC gene encoding LPS export ABC transporter periplasmic protein LptC: MIKKWSSAVLPLSIMLVLVALSAWLRYATELPDATRDGRNRHDPDAILNDVRGQRLDAAGVLLYTIEAVEVRHYPDDETSEFTQPRLAFVSPAKPTVTIRADEGRATAQAKKVDLGGRVEIRRAASGRQAALLAEMPELTVLTDEKRAFTSSKVLITQGPSWVQGVGMRVDHALQTYVLESDVRGEIESPFARKKKPKT, from the coding sequence GTGATCAAGAAGTGGAGCAGCGCGGTCCTGCCGCTGAGCATCATGCTGGTGCTGGTGGCGCTGAGCGCCTGGTTGCGCTACGCGACCGAGTTGCCTGACGCGACACGCGACGGCCGCAACCGTCACGACCCGGATGCCATTCTCAACGACGTCCGCGGGCAGCGGCTCGACGCTGCCGGCGTGCTGCTCTACACGATCGAGGCGGTGGAAGTACGGCACTACCCGGACGACGAGACGAGCGAATTCACACAGCCAAGACTGGCCTTCGTTTCGCCCGCGAAGCCGACCGTCACCATCCGCGCCGACGAAGGGCGGGCCACGGCACAGGCGAAGAAGGTCGATCTCGGCGGACGGGTCGAGATCCGCCGCGCCGCCAGCGGCCGGCAGGCTGCACTGCTCGCCGAGATGCCCGAACTCACCGTGCTGACCGATGAGAAGCGCGCCTTCACCAGCAGCAAGGTGCTGATCACCCAGGGGCCGTCCTGGGTGCAGGGGGTCGGCATGCGGGTGGACCACGCCCTGCAGACCTACGTTCTCGAATCCGACGTGCGCGGCGAGATCGAGAGTCCATTCGCCAGGAAGAAGAAACCGAAGACATGA